The window GGCCGTGCCGGCCGTGTGGTTAACTTGGATGTAAAGGACTCGAGAGACGTTGCTGATGGTTTCACCAACAGAGTGGGCCGCGTTGTCGTGAAGGGAGATGACTTCGATCGTGCCGTCGTCGGAGCGGGAGATGTATCGAGCATCGTGCTGGTAGGCGAATCGAGCGTTAGATTCCATTTTGAAAGAAGATTGGTTATGGAAATCACCCAATTGCCAAATGACATCTCCGTTGGTGCCGTTGATCTTGAAGATGGCGGAATAGTTTCGTGCAGAGATGAGGTAGTGCCCCTGATCGCCTTTGGCGACACTGTTGATGTGAAAGTAGTTGTAGGCGTCGGCAGTGCTGGTACCATAGCCGACAGAGGTACCTCTGCCGCCCTTTAGGGGGAGAGCACTGTCTACGAGGAAGGGAAGTTAGCCGGTATTCGTTTCGCTTTGCCCGAAATTTCACTCACAGGTGGGATCTACATGGTCAAGACTGTTCCATTCGAAAAGGACTGATCCGGTCTCAATGTCAACCTCTGAAATGGAAAACATTAGCCTCTGAGAAAGATGAGAATCCATAGAGATCTCCCCTTGGAAGCTACCAGCAAGAATCCAATTCTGTCCCTTCTCTCCACCATACGGCTTCAAGTCATGGATGGTAGGAATAGGACTCTCAATCAAGACTGTCTTACCGTCGTGAACCAAAAACTCATGAACAgaaagatggtgatggCTTCGAGCTTGAAAAGATTTGATAAACTTGTAGCTGTCATCGAGAATCCCGTAGTTGCCGTGCATCAGACCACGTTCCTTCATTAAACCTTGCGTTGCACGAAGCATCGGCTGGCCGTTGAAAACGTCAGGCTTGAAATTCTCAGTCCAGCCACCGAAATATACGAGCCCAGACCATACCAAATCTCCATTGTCTCGGAAAATGTAGGCGCCCGGTTGAGCAGGACCATGGCTACCTGGAACAAAGCCTTGATAAGGAGCAACAAAGATTAGACCACTTTCGACATCGTCAGAGTCGGCCCGGACGGTGATGTTGAGTTTAGGAGGGGAAAGATCGGGACGCGAACGATACTGCCAATCTGCGCAGGCAGGTTGGAGCAGGGCCGCCAAGAGGACGAACAGTGAGAATGTGATAACTCTCATGGAGAGACTTGACCTTTTTGGTGATGGTAGGGGGCCAAGCAGTCTGAGGAATTGTTGCATTCTTTTATTCGTGATTTCTGGAATATGGACTGTGATGGATGGCGGAAGAAGCTGATTATGGGCCATGCAAGCTATGAAGGTATAAGTATAAGAAGTATGTTGATATCCAACCGGGCCTGCCGGTGCAAGGACGATTAATTGCGTGCGCTGAAAGCATCGTGAAGTGTGTCATAGAACGGCTCCCAATGTACCGAGCTGCGGAGCTCATACAAATTGGCCAACAGGATAAGCAAGCACGCATTAGTAGAAACTACAAATCATTGGAGTCAGCGAAGAGTACGGCTGGACGATTAAGGCAAGTTGAATATGGGATTGCAAAAAAAAGATGGCTCACGGCACGCCATTGGTGCTCTTGCGGTGATCATATCATCACTTTTTGGCGCCCGCCGGCTCAATCCGCATACATTTGTATCAACATATTCGTATCTTACCCTTTTTACCATTTGCTATGCATCGGTCATCTTGCAACTTATGCTTCAAATTCCCTAAATCTGACATTCCCTCATAGCGTGCCTCTCAAAAAATCTGCAATGACAAGTCTTCCACTGACATGTATAAAGAGCATACTTTTGTCTATTCCGAATCCCACACTCGCACATTCCAGAAACCAGTCTCGTTCTAGCTCCCGCCAGCACTGACCATTGTGACCTATCTTATCTCTCACAATGGCTTCTTCCCCTGTCCCCGCCCACAGCATCGATGACGGTTACTCTCGTCCTCAATCCGATATTTCAAGTGAGTCACCTGTCATTTGTATCGTAATCGAACATTGGCTTAATGCTTACCTTTCTTTCGATCAACCTTATCAGGTAATGAAAAATATGAGCCGGAAAAGGCCGAATACACATCCACAAGCATCGTAGCCACCAAGGACTGGACAGATGCCGAAGAAAAACGAGTGGTTCTCAAGCTTGACTTGACGGTCATGGCCTTACTAGTCTTTGGCTTTTTCTGTTTCCAGCTCGAACGAGGGTGAGTCACGGCGCATATTAGTCATGTATTTCGCAGTCTCGTTGACCGCCCTTTGCTTCTGCAGCAATGTTGCAAACGCTGTATCCTCCACCCTCTTCAAAGATGTTGGCATCACTCAAAATCAGTATAATACCGGTCAAGGTTTGCTGTATCTCGGTATCGTCCTTCTAGAGTACGTCATTTGAGGTTATTCCTTCTGTTCAAAGAACTGATATATCCACTTGCAGAGTGCCTTCACAGATGGTTGTTCAGCGCATTGGTCCCCAAAAGTGGCTCACCTTCCAGGTTCTCGCCTTTGGTCTTGTCGCTACTTTCCAGATGTTCATTAACTCTTATGGTTCCTTCCTCGCTACTCGTATCTTGCTCGGTATCTGTGAATGTGGATGTAAGTTTGGGGTCGAGTGACACAATGTGAGGACAAGGGCTAATAGTTTCTCAGACATCCCCGGTGCCCTCTATACCATCTCCACTTTCTACAAGCGATCCGAACTCGGTGGCCGAAACGCTATCCTTTTTATTGGCAATGTTCTCGTCTCTGGCGTTGGTGGCCTGATGGCTTCCGGCATCTTGCGTCTTCATGGTGCTTTGAAGCCTTGGCAATACCTCTTTCTCATTGAGGGctctctctccatcttctgTTTCTTTGTCTTCTTGACTTTCCTCCCCAACTCCCCTCAAAATCCCTTCCCCCTCTTGTTCAAGCGACTCACCCTCTTCACCCCTAGGGAGCGTGAGATCATTTTGACCCGTGTCATCATTGATGATGAGCACAAGTTTGACAGTCACCGTCCTCTTACCCGACAGGAAATCTTCGGTACACTTGGCAACTGGCGAAATTACCCCCACGTCCTCGCTGCTATCAGTCTTATCTCTACCACTGCCGCTATGGGCCAGTACCTTCCTACACTCATCAAAGGCTTCGGTTTCGACACTATCAAGGCCAATGCTTTGTCCTCCGTCGGCGGTTGGATCAGTCTGGTTCTCATGATTACCTACGGTTTCGCCAGGTCAGTAACGCCCCTGAACCTTCTCTACCTTCTAATCATGCTGACAGTTACCTATAGTGACAGATTCAAAAACAAGGGCCCTACTGTCATCCTCGCTTGCTTTCCTTATTTGATCCTTTGGATTGCCTGTAAGTTTACCTCTGGTTATCATGCCTGTCACCTGCTAATTGTCTTTCAGTCCAATCCGAGTCATCAACTTCCAACCGATGGGCCAAATACGTCACCTTGACGTTGACCAGCGGCTATTCTGTCTGCTGGCATCCTTTGAACGCCACTTGGCTCTCCCTCAACCAAAAGACCCCACAACAGCGAGCCATCGCCATGGCCATGTTCATCATGGCCGCCAATCTCGGTGGTCTTGTCGGTTCTCAACTACTCCGTGCAAATGACGCGCCTACTTACCCCATCGGTTTCCGAGTGACTGTATGCCTCGCTGCTTTCGGTAACGCGTGTGTCATCTTCCAGCACTTCCAGTACCGATGGAGCAACAAGAGGAATGAGCAGAAAATTGCTCGAGGTGAAAAGTTGAGGGAGGACCGTGTTGCCACGTACATATATTAGGACATTAGTGGACTACCTGGCTGtagaaaaggaaaagaaaagatcGGCTGGTCTAAATGTGAGAAGTGATTATTCTTGGGTGTTTCTGTGATAGACTTGTAGAACATATTATATGAACTATAATTGTGTCTTTCCTGTGAGCATCTGCAAGTTTGGGGAGTTGCGTGGGCCATGGTCATGCTTTCAGGTTGACAtaagaaagaaagaaagtAAAAGAGAAAATGAAAAGAACCTCGTCAGCAGCAGTTCGCCAGTTAAGCAAGCGAGGAggggagaaggagcagCTGATTGACGGAAGTCCGTCGGCCATTGCCGCCTTTCTTTCGTTCCTCGTTTTTGACGGAACTTCAGTAGTCCAACGCAGAGATCGACAGCGACCTCCCAAGCCCTCGCTGTATCTCCTTCTATATTTCCAAAAGATCTGTATTTGGTATCCTTACCCTCTTCCCCTGGGGAACTTAGCCGTATTGAATGCTCGAATCAACCGAGCGGGCCCATTCTAGGTCCTCATCGGTCTCCTCCACCGCccctctcccttctttcGAAGATCTTGCTCCACCCCGTCCACCACTTACGGGCGGAGAGCAAGAAACGGCTGTTCCTGTACCGGGGCTCGGGAGAGATGTCAAGCTGAAGGTGGATGCAGGTCCTGGGTGTGGAGGGATAGCTTGGCCGGCTGGAGAGGTGAGTTTTGATTATGTGGCTTTGTGATCGACGTCTATGGGCAGACCAACTGGTGACTTGCGCTTTGAATTTCTAGGTGTTATCCAGGTACCTTGCGTATAGACATGGGCTAGATCCTTCCCATTTGGCAGGGAAGACAGTCATAGAGCTTGGGTCTGGAACTGGACTTGTTGGAATAGCGGCTGCCATGTTGGAGTCCACATCCGATGTCTGGGTGACCGACCAAGCGTAAGTCATAGTGTAGTCCCCGTGTCCAGGAAAGGAACCTACTAAACACATGCATAGAATGTTACTCAACCTCATGAAAGATAACGCAAAGCTCAACATGGCCGATCTCGGGAGGGACAATGTTCATGTAGCAGAGTTGAACTGGGGCGATCCTTTGCCAGCTGAAATTCCTGTGGAGAAATCTTCCCTCATCCTCGCAGCTGACTGTGTCTACTTTGAGGTTCGTGCTCTTCTGTTTTCTTTATATTTCTCGATAAAGAATCTCATCTCTGTTGATTATAGCCCGCATTCCCGTTACTAGTCCAGACCCTTTGCGACTTGGCTCCTGTAGGTAAGGACATTGAAATCCTCTTTTGTTGGAAGAAACGAAGAAAGGCGGACAAGCGATTTTTTGCCATGCTCAAGAAACATTTTGCGCAAGAAATTGTTGAGGATGATAAGCCtggggagaaggagaggtATGGCAGGGAAGGTGTGACATTGATGAGATTAAAGAGGAGAAAATAAGGAGGTGGTTGATCTTTTGGGATATCTGCAATGCATATTTTGGGCTTTTTGCTGGTACCAAAACCGCTGATTGAACATCCTTTGAGGTACTTTGTGAGTATGTCGCACGATAAGAAGTGAAGTAGTCGTCAAGATGGTTCTTCAGCTTACCTACTTGTCCATGGTTTTTTGTAGTCAACGCATATGCTCTTCTACCGCATTCCTCTCTCTGTTTGTACGGCGACGTTGGTACTACTACTCCCCTACTCCACATCTTAGACTCAAAAGATGAATCAACATTACGTCTGGAATGAACGCAACGGTCCTTAGGCTCGGGCTCCACACAGGAGGAGACAGAAAGCAATTCTTTGCACAGCATGTCTGCTCCTTCCAGTGATAACTTGGAGACGGGTCTTCGAAACGATCTCGACCTGTTAATACACAGCAATCGTACTGTGACAACATCGCAAAATCTAACAAGGAAGAAGTACGATGGCTAGTCCAACCACAAGCAAGCCCAACTTCTTTGTACGTATAGACGCGGGGCACCTAATCCCATCGCGGCAATGTTCGAGATTGAACATTTCTCTCATGGAGTATATACATAAAGCCGACGACAAATCGACTCAGAGCGAGCACAATAAATGAGCCACGATTATCGAGTAAATGGATATCCATAACTCTCAAGGAATGGTTTACAAGATTGGAAGCGGAAATATCTGCATTGCAGAATACCGCTACTTCGCAGTCAATGACCATCAGTGCGAGAGATACGGGAATTACACGCACAGTTTTCCTGCTATGGGCACCACGTGGGGAAAGTAAGCACCGCTTACTTCCTTTCACCCGCGGCTTCTGCATGACGGAGCTGTGTTCCCAGTCATTTGTCAGGATGTATGTCGATCTGTGTTGATTTGATTGCTGACTACAAAGGTGCTTGTCTGTTGGGGAGAAGCCTCGCAATATTCGTCGACCTCGGCAAGGGCATTTTCTGAATATAGGAGTTTACCGAGGTATAAATGGAGAAGGAATTGGAAGTGAAACAGGCGGAGTTTTTTGACTTGTAGAATCAAGAGATAACAGCCTTTGGTGCTCCCTTCCTTGTCCGGCTTATATATAGAAACGAGCTGATCGAAGGAACAAAAGTTGTAGCTTACCTTGAGACAACGCAAACTGATCAGTCATGAACGGTTACCCTTCAACCCCAGATTTGCGTATCTCGCCACGTCTTGTTACTCCTGATAAATCTTCAATTCACTTGAATCAGAACATACTGGATCCACTCGCTAtttctccctccttctttgACCAAGAGACTTGTCCCAGCCAAGACGCTGATCTTGATACATCGGACATGGATTTCATGTCGGACGTAATGACCGCCGTCGATGCCGCAATCGAGGCCGGGATTTTAAACGCTATGGGTGATGGCACTTCATTTTCCAATGATAATCTGGGATTGGAAGGATTTGATGCTGCTTTCTCGTCAGCTTCTGTAACTAATTCTGGTTTTCCTTCCCTACAACCCGCAAGCCAGatttcttctcctttcgTGGATCACCTCGATATACATCAGCTTTCTGGATATCCTCCTGAGGATATCACAAGCTGGTTGCTGGGAGAACAGCGTCAGAACCCTTCTGCCTCGGGAGTAGGAAGAGGTTTCCCTTCATCTCCGACACTAATTATTACCGATGCAGATCAGGAGCAGCAATCGATGTCGTTTCCTTTTAGAAGTCGGTTGCGAAGGCAATCCTTTTCTAGCGCTCGAGAGTTATGTGAGTCTTTATCAATCAATTTCAGTCATTAGACCCAGGATTTAATCTTATTTACTCCCCCATACCAGCATTCGATCCCCAGCACAGCACACAACAGGATTCTCAAATATATCAACAATTAGAGCAGGAGATTGCTAATCGGGGTAGGACAATCCAGGAATTAAGATCGACGAACGACGCACTACAATCCAGAATACAGTCTTTGGAAATGGGTACTCGGACCAAGGACGCACAATTGGCAACAATGCAAGGAGTTCTTACTGAGCTTTGGTCAAAGATAGAAAAGGGTCATGTTTAGATTCAGGTGCTCTAGCGGAAAACACCATTCTTACGGCTTGTACATCTCACCTGAGCCATTCTTTCTATATATTAATTATTATCCGATTATGTTCATGGTCTTTACTATGCAATAGAGTCTCTATTATTTTACCTCATTTATTACCCTAGCTACCTTCTTGCTTCTCGCTGGGCCCTCTCCGCTCCTCCTATCCTTCCTGTTTCTTTCATGAGAAAGAGACTAGAACATGGCAGTGAAAATGAGCTTTAAAGAGGTGTACTGTTTTTTCACTCATTCGTAGAATGCGGGACAGCAGATCATATCAGGATTTCCTCCTCGGCATGTTTGGCAAGTACGGGAGCAACGCAACCAGACAGCCGCTCTGGATGATGCTGAACCCTGAAAGCATACCTGCTGTAAGAATGAGCATACATTGGGCGTCCATTTAGTCCTGTGTTACCGACACTCACCTAGCAAAGAATAATATGCCTAGAATGGGTATTAGATACAGGTCAACTTGATTATGGCGCATCACGGTCGAGTATTCCGTTTTTACCATGGTGGTTGGTCTTGCTTTCGCGCATGGTAATTACAAGGGCGTAGCATGGTGAGGGTCCCACATTGAATTCTTGAAGAGACATTGACGACAATGTTATCCTCAGTTGATTATCACTCCTCATGACTCCCTGATGCCCAAAGCTATCGCTGAAAGGTCTCGCAGACCTTTGAATTTTGCGCCGACAAATGCTCGTACATGTCTTCCATCTGCTCAGGAGATGCTATACCATCATAATAGGTATCTGGAAAGCAAGTCAGCCCCAAGGCAAGCATGAAATACAAGCGCATGGGCCGAAATGTGAGTAATACTTGCTGATTCTCCCTATCATGATATGCCAGTTTCGAAGCTGCGTGTTTCGTATCCTTGAGGATATTCAGGAGACTTACCACTGGCTTGCTACGCGGTGATGGGAAGTTACTAACATCCAGCTTCGACCTGTGTCTCCCACAAGTCAACCAGCGCAGCAGCGCATACCTTCACTACATATACTGGGTTTGAGCGCGCAATTCGGCAACCGGCCGAACAGCTTCCGCTTTGAGAGGAGACTCGCGTCTCAGCGTCGGTAGTATTAGTATTATCACCTGAGATAGTTGGCCCAAACGTCATAACCTCCACCTTCTGAATAAGCCCGATTGGTAAGTATCATCTCTTGGCCTTAAGACGTCTATAACATCCACATTCTAAATAAGCTAATTGAACCCCTCAACCGCTTATATAAGTACACAGAGGATAAGTACATTCGTAATGCAGCCACCGTGACCAATTTATAGTTCGCTTCTCCAGCAGTTCGCATCAAAAATCAACGAGGTCGGCACTTCTAGCGTCCAAAATGGTTTCCGACAGTATTCCCCAGACTATGAAAGCATGGACTCAGAATGGAGTGCGTGTCAGAGTATCAATGGCAGGAATGATTAACTTACAACTCATATCCAGGACGATTGGCTTTCGATCAATCAAATTCTAGTTCCTCGTTTAAAAGACAACCACGTCCTTATCAAGGTAGAGTATGCGCCTCAGGTACGTATATTTATCATCGTACGCCGTGTCTCCATTGGCAGGGATGGAGACTTCACGGCAATGTGATATTCATGATGCTAACTGTCATTGCGTAGAATCCCACAGACTGGAAACATGCTGTCAACATTTCCCTTCCCGGAGATATCCTAGGCTGCGACTTTGCGGGGACGATTGTTCAACTGGGACCAAATCTCAAAGTACCGCTCAAGATTGGCGATCAAATAGCTGGCTGTGTTAATGGGGGATGGTCTAATGTTGAAGGATCATACGCCGAGTACGCCGCAATTGAAAGCGACATGTGTTTTGTGGTGCCCGAGGGAATGAAAGCTGAGGAGGCGGCAACGTTCGGTATAGGCTGGGTAACTGCTGCCCAGGTACGTAAGCATGTCGACTGATGGGGCCTACTCTGTCTGACAAGCGAGCACCATAGACCATCGTTTACCAGCAAGGCAAATCTTTCCCTCCCGGCGACACCAAAGTATCTGGCAATCCCTGGGCAAGGCACTACACATTAATGTACGTTTCTCGCAGCTGACCGGTTTGTTTGTAGTATATCATCTACGGCGCTTCCACCTCTGTGGGTTTATTCGGCATATCTCTTGCAAAAGCGCTAGGCTACCGCGTTCTCGGCGTCTGTTCTCCTCACTCTTTCGATCTCGTCAAATCTTACGGTGCCGATGCTGTTGTCGATTACCACGACCAGCAAAAAGCGATCGCTGAAGCCCTTGATATTACTAAAGGGGGTGTCGAGTACGCTCTTGATGCTATATCCGAGGGGGATAGCTTCAAGATCATAGTAGGCATGATGGGTGACAAAGGAAAGCAATTGAACTGCATCTTGGGAGTTCCAGAGGAAATGCGTAAGATCAACCCAAAGCTCAAAATTGAGTGGACGTTGATGCACACCATGTGGGGAGTAGTGAGTAGTATAGTCATTCATTGTTTGTACAATATATTGACACGACGCATACAGGAATTTGATTGGGCCCCACGTTCTGAGAAACATGAGATATGGCCAGTCAGACCCAAAGACAGAGCGTTTGGAGAGGAAATTTTCAGAAGAACTCCCGAGCTTATCGCTAAATACAACATTCGACCTAACCCAATCTTGATGCGAGGTGGCTTCGAAGATGTCGAGGCCGGGCTGAAGGATCTGCAGGTGAGTTGCACTTCGAAATGTACTGTTATCAGAGTGACTAAACTGTGGGTACAGAGTGGAAAGATCTCTGGTAAGAAATTAGTGATTAAGATAGCTTGAGTAGCGGGAAGATCGCTGCAAAGGATTTCCTGCTAAGGGCTGTACGCGTTATGGGCAGCCGTGCCTATTGTGAAGATATTGCTGAAGGCAAGAAATGAATTGTATGTTCAAGTTCACgtgggaggaagagaaacATGGCCCAAGCATAGAAAGTGCTGTTGAATAAGCGAGCTGTCCAAAAATGGAGTGGCGGGGAACTTAAAACTGTTTACCAAGGCAGCTTGTGCTCGAGCTGATTCATAATCCAAAACTATCCATTCCAATAAATTTGTTCATGCGCATACGACTCGTTGCAACATATGGGAGCATATAGGCAATTACTTGTCATTAACCAAATAAAACAAATAGTGGCATGAACGCACAACGACATCAGCGGCGTCGTTCGGATCACCACCAGTTGTACGTAGTGTACGAGTAGTTAAGGGCCGCACTGTATAATGAGGTGGTCTCCTGTACTCTTCTAATTTTATCCCACATCTGCGGGCGTTTTTAGTTTACGAGGTCCAGCATGCATTACGGAGCAACGAGTATCTACAAATTCCGCCTTTCAACCTCGCTTTCCATCATTCTTAAATCGTATTTCACTTGCGACTTTCACTTCACAAAACACCCATCATGTAAACAAAATCACGTGACTGGATCCCTGTGCTGACAAAGACCTCCACCGGGGAAGTTTGTTCCAAGGAGCGATGGAAAACAGAAAATCCATAAGAATCGAAAACTCTTTTTCATGCATGTCCAGCAAGCGCGTAAGCTCCCCCAGAACTTGCTACTGACGTCAGAAATGTCTCTATATGACCTtcaagaagaggaggaagattTCCCGCATTTGAACGAGGATGACATTGACGAGGTGCTCGAAGATGATGGCGAAAGACCAGGAGAGTTGGACGATGATGATCTGGATTATGGACACGATGAAGATATGCAAAGACTCGGAGATGGTATAGAGGGAATGGGGGTGGCCAAGAAGGAGCTGAAAGAGAATAATAGTTGGGGGGCGACTGGTTAGTCAATCTGGCGATACGTCCATGATGTTGGAGCTAATGTAAGATTGTTATTATGTAGCTCTTCATCAAGATCACAAGTCAATCTTCGCCCTGTCATTACATCCCAAATTCCCTAACCCGCCATTGGCAATAACAGGAGGTCAAGATGACACCGGCTTTATTTTTTGCCCCATTCCTTCCAGCTCGGCTGACGGAAGCACGTCAACGTTCAACTCTGAAACATTTCTCCCTGTCAGGTTATCGGGACACACAGATTCACTCGTGACCGCAGCTTGGAATTTTGATGGTGAAATGGTGGCCACAGGAGGAATGGATGGACGTGTGAGGGTGTGGCGAAGAGtcaggaagaggagaggacAACCTTTGAACGAAGACTTGTTGAATTCGCTGGAAGGCTGGAGGGCTTGGGAGTTTCTTACGAATCTGGAAACCGGGAGCGAGATTACTGTGAGTCAAAGTCGTAGCTGAGAAGGTTGCAGAAGCTGATCACAAAATACAGTGGTTAACATGGCATCCTAAAGGTAATGTTCTAACTGGGGGCTGTGAAGATGCTACAACGTGGATGTGGAACTGTAAGTAATCTTACCCCGTATTTCTGTCAGATGCTAATTAATCAATAATCTAATAGTACCATCCGGAAACACGCTCGCTGTACTTTCATCACATACCTTCTCCTGCACTGCTGGtctcttccctcc is drawn from Cryptococcus gattii WM276 chromosome A, complete sequence and contains these coding sequences:
- a CDS encoding Transporter, putative (Similar to TIGR gene model, INSD accession AAW41226.1), translated to MASSPVPAHSIDDGYSRPQSDISSNEKYEPEKAEYTSTSIVATKDWTDAEEKRVVLKLDLTVMALLVFGFFCFQLERGNVANAVSSTLFKDVGITQNQYNTGQGLLYLGIVLLEVPSQMVVQRIGPQKWLTFQVLAFGLVATFQMFINSYGSFLATRILLGICECGYIPGALYTISTFYKRSELGGRNAILFIGNVLVSGVGGLMASGILRLHGALKPWQYLFLIEGSLSIFCFFVFLTFLPNSPQNPFPLLFKRLTLFTPREREIILTRVIIDDEHKFDSHRPLTRQEIFGTLGNWRNYPHVLAAISLISTTAAMGQYLPTLIKGFGFDTIKANALSSVGGWISLVLMITYGFASDRFKNKGPTVILACFPYLILWIAFQSESSTSNRWAKYVTLTLTSGYSVCWHPLNATWLSLNQKTPQQRAIAMAMFIMAANLGGLVGSQLLRANDAPTYPIGFRVTVCLAAFGNACVIFQHFQYRWSNKRNEQKIARGEKLREDRVATKGKEKIGWSKFWGVAWAMVMLSG
- a CDS encoding uncharacterized protein (Similar to TIGR gene model, INSD accession AAW41227.1), with the translated sequence MLESTERAHSRSSSVSSTAPLPSFEDLAPPRPPLTGGEQETAVPVPGLGRDVKLKVDAGPGCGGIAWPAGEVLSRYLAYRHGLDPSHLAGKTVIELGSGTGLVGIAAAMLESTSDVWVTDQAMLLNLMKDNAKLNMADLGRDNVHVAELNWGDPLPAEIPVEKSSLILAADCVYFEPAFPLLVQTLCDLAPVGKDIEILFCWKKRRKADKRFFAMLKKHFAQEIVEDDKPGEKERYGREGVTLMRLKRRK
- a CDS encoding Hypothetical protein (Similar to SGTC gene model, INSD accession EAL22943.1; CNBA7110) is translated as MTAVDAAIEAGILNAMGDGTSFSNDNLGLEGFDAAFSSASVTNSGFPSLQPASQISSPFVDHLDIHQLSGYPPEDITSWLLGEQRQNPSASGVGRGFPSSPTLIITDADQEQQSMSFPFRSRLRRQSFSSARELSFDPQHSTQQDSQIYQQLEQEIANRGRTIQELRSTNDALQSRIQSLEMGTRTKDAQLATMQGVLTELWSKIEKGHV
- a CDS encoding Enoyl reductase, putative (Similar to TIGR gene model, INSD accession AAW41228.1), with protein sequence MVSDSIPQTMKAWTQNGDDWLSINQILVPRLKDNHVLIKVEYAPQNPTDWKHAVNISLPGDILGCDFAGTIVQLGPNLKVPLKIGDQIAGCVNGGWSNVEGSYAEYAAIESDMCFVVPEGMKAEEAATFGIGWVTAAQTIVYQQGKSFPPGDTKVSGNPWYIIYGASTSVGLFGISLAKALGYRVLGVCSPHSFDLVKSYGADAVVDYHDQQKAIAEALDITKGGVEYALDAISEGDSFKIIVGMMGDKGKQLNCILGVPEEMRKINPKLKIEWTLMHTMWGVEFDWAPRSEKHEIWPVRPKDRAFGEEIFRRTPELIAKYNIRPNPILMRGGFEDVEAGLKDLQSGKISGKKLVIKIA
- a CDS encoding uncharacterized protein (Similar to TIGR gene model, INSD accession AAW41403.1) is translated as MSLYDLQEEEEDFPHLNEDDIDEVLEDDGERPGELDDDDLDYGHDEDMQRLGDGIEGMGVAKKELKENNSWGATALHQDHKSIFALSLHPKFPNPPLAITGGQDDTGFIFCPIPSSSADGSTSTFNSETFLPVRLSGHTDSLVTAAWNFDGEMVATGGMDGRVRVWRRVRKRRGQPLNEDLLNSLEGWRAWEFLTNLETGSEITWLTWHPKGNVLTGGCEDATTWMWNLPSGNTLAVLSSHTFSCTAGLFPPPAKNLLTASLDSSLILWDPRSPTPVWKSNIFLPPNSPELDPNIHGITSLAVSPRGDVAAVGGASGGVKIVSLSKGDVLTTLQGHRFGDSVEALCFVDLVNGTGDGGKGLVCVSAGTDGRGFVWDVATGRVRSEIHHDEVITSLASHPAPNQHLLTTASLDSSLKTWDIRTGTLVATHLGHTGMVGGVAVAPLGDGAMGIVSAGDEGLSMIWRI